The genomic stretch tttaaataccttaacaaaatgtcacagacacatcaaaatattatacttacttatatgtgcacaatacttgacaactaacagaacttgtttTTTCTCACATAGaggttctgaaattttctgacatttaatcaatttaatttaatgcaaTTAACTTTGCAGCAatatggacccaacgctgcatggcttaacccattattgtactgttttcatttaattttaggtgaatcggtctccaaatgcaataaagcataattttatcaattttaattattattactatttttgaatgattgcttttatttgttaaacacatggaggaaacttaaaataaaaatatgaactgaagaatattcatgatgttgttataaacccaTTTTggcagagtattaacacttaatgacattttaatgacaaattatatttgtaccactgtagttgaggtcaagacaaatatttatgatgctgttataaaactatatgacagagtattaacacttaatgacattttctatttgtatcactggtaaaaaatTTCAGTTATGTTATCTTagttatgtcaagttgtcatgacaagttatgatgtattggttaatgtcaagttgtcataacaaagacaacaaaaacaacgccatctttgcattaaaaatgacataattgaacgaatgacacttaatgacagttgtcataaatgtgcataaaatctccttcatgttcatgacacgtgtcatgtcagtcttatgaacaccccttcaagtaaagtgttacccaaaatTGCATGTGTTAGCCTCCATTGGTGCattgtatatttacatttatgcatttagcagacgcttttatccaaagcgacttgcattacaagtagggctgtcaaaaaatTAATTGCAAATAattgcatataaaataaaagtttttgtttgcataatatatctGAGTGTACtgtgtgtttaattattatgtatatataaatacacaaacattcatgtatatatttaagaaacatttacatatagatggtttcagcagtaacaacataaacaaacgtgGAACAAACATAACTTCTGGTATACTTCCACATAATATCAATAACAAAAACGCTTCAGAGTAGATGATTTTAACAAgaagattaccttagttcaaatcttagctaaagcatatcaaaaactacactaagctaatgttactgtgtaaaatgaatatatataatcttaactacagatcgcctgccaaacctcccttcacatagcgtTGATCTATGATCGTcatctcccctcgtctttaggaaaccaaaacgtttgttattttcgacgaggcgtCGAATGTCCAGATGCGTAACCTCCACAACGCGCggtataaatttcttacatttatacatgtatctgtatttatatatacactatAATTCCATACACTACACAAagatatattatgcaaacacaaacttattttgtatgcgattaatcttttgacatcCCTAATAATCATATGGTTCTTACCCACAACTATTTGCACCGCTAAATTTTCACATGTTTACATGAAAATAAGCACAATAAAAATACTATATACTAGTACAGAATATAAATATAACTGAATAATATATAAGTAAACCACATAATGGTTAGGGTGCAAATGTTTAAGTAGAATACTTTCAAGTAGAATATAATGTAAACAGTGCAAACTAAAAttgaaaatgatgtcattattTCCTCCCCCTCATGCTATTCTAagcctgtatgagtttctttattttgtttaatacaAAAGAAGAcgttttgataaataatggtaagcacacagttgagggtccccattgacttccatagtatttttgtttCTACTATGTGTGTTTACCATGATTTATCAAATTATCTTTTCaattttggttgaactatccctttaaacagtGTAATAAATAGattttgtccagaaaaagcaatgaaaaacaccagaccttcagtattgaaggtctggctacgcgagactaagCAAACAGTAATATAAACAGTAAATGGTGTGCTCACCTTGCACTCAAAGTCAACTTTTGCATTAAGGGATACAAGTGACTCAATGTTGCTCATTTGAGAGATGCTCTCATTACTTTCCTGGATCATCTGTAAAGAAACAGAAGACAAATATAAAGGTGTGTAATTCTGATAAAGAGATACAGTATGAGTGAACATGATCATTATTACAAGTAGATGGAGAAGAAGTCCTACCTTCTCCAGCAGTTTCATTGCCTTAATGGCCTGGGCCTCATCCTTGGTCTTAGGAGCCGTTCTCTTTGCAATATTCTacagacaaagaaaaaataGTGAGGATTTGaattagaggtcttcacgggtccacttagatccgaaaaccagAGGTCCAACCCAAGACACAAGCGGGTTAAGGTCTTAAAGTTTCACTTGTGCCTCGGACACAGGTCGGGTATAATATAAGCAGCTTCAAGTGTCTGGTAATTTAAAATTAACGTGTTTTTGCCGAACAGACCCGGGACGACACGAACTATCTCGCCTGTGTGCGttaatgtcatttttttcaaCCCCCCCAAATGGGTTGCGAGCCCACCGGGTTTTTTTTCTATCTGACTGGTGCGTCCGCACACATGtcggtgccgtttacattcggggccagtcgggttaaaaaaattgacaaaaGTCAGACtagggtctaattttctcgagCCTGTCttgggtctttctttaaaaaaaatatttatgcacgacaggtataaagtgattcgtgtcatttcgggtcgggtacatttctttggacccgagaagacctctgaACACCATGCCATCATTTTTGTGGCAGAGAAGATTTTAGGGTTTTAGAGATCAAACATTTCTGAGTAAGATTTCTATAATTAGAAGCGTGCTGCACTGTacaaaagatttgttggtttaacttaaaggattagtccattttgaccccactacgtcaccgcaatacgtcatcacgttaagaggtcacagaggacgaacgcaaaactccgccctagtgtttacaagtgtgttgaaagaggaccgttcctacgttgttgtatgtcaactgatactaattaatgtctttgtgtcagtttattgtttaaaatggtccgcaaatgtgcgttttatatatctaacacgtgacctccctacgtcactacgcatttgcgttaggtcgcgctggaccggacctggacgagaagttgtggtttaaaagtatatattttttatttttcttgtcaaaaatgacaatcgttttgctagataagacccttgtgcctcgtttgggatcgtttggagtcatttgaaactctgttgaaaaaaactgttaagtgttgagttaagtattaaatgttggtgtccattaaagtccattaaaattagaaaaattctgcaatgttttcttcaaaaaacataatttcttctcgaatgaacaaagaaagacatcaacattttggatgacatggtggtgagtaaattatctggatttttcttttaagaaaatggaatattcctttaaagaagtaagttacctggttgccttaaaatttttaattcattaaatattaaggcaaccaggtaacgtACTtctttaagttaaaccaactttttCACAGTGTGTTTTCTTTAGAGGATAGAAAAGTAATTAGAAAATGTGAGAGGCACATCTCAATATGACTAGTGCCCACATAAAAAAATACCATagtatttactgtagtaaactgTAATAACATTCCTATATACTAGCATTTGAATCTTACCATAGTAATAATACAGTTTACTCtacacttttaaaaaggtcctaatatgtataattttttacagataTCTACCTTTTACAGATAAGATACCAGTATGTACCATcaatgtgtacctttaaggtaacaaatgtaccgccccagtgacaacgtttgtacctttttttctgaaagtgtacagtagtatatactatagtatttaaTCATgtgaatgggaaagaaagagtACCTGCACAAGTAGTTTAAGGCGTGTGATTCTTTGGAATGGCAGGATGAGGAATGAGCGTAAAGGCAGTCGTTGACAGACAGGGTTACGCTCTAACTTTTCCACAACTCTCCGGAATTCATGATTCCCATCCCTAGGAGAAATGAAGGAGTGACAATGAGATGATTATATGGATATAAACAAGATGCAAAGTCCATCGTGCACACTTCAGGTGGGTTTAAATACTCACATTAGTCTTTGATACGTTTTGTCCTGATAGGATTGGTTGGTAAGGTACGGCACATAAACCTTTCGGAATTGCGGACAAAAATTGATGATGATGTCACAGACGCTAAAGTGCATTACGTCGCTCTCCACTCTTTCTTCCAGCTTAGACAGAAAACTGTatgtcaaaatatatatatatacattagtGGACAATAATGCCTccaaataacaatttcaatgaAGCTGACTTTGGTCAGAGCTAAAACAAGAAGATTCAAAGTTACATTGTATGGTTTTAAAGGCTCAGATCGCATGTACAGTGGATGTGGAGAACTAGAGATCCCTatagatcaggggtctccaaccatTTTGTGAGCAAGCACTACCACAatggatacattttttttcaaatgttcttgttgatatgttttatcattgttaacatacattaaagaagccaagctaatataaaaatatgtaataactaaatattaataaaaatgtgttttggcgGGCAattcacagactctgtgcaggcAACCAGGTGCCCGTGGGCACTATATTGGAGACCACTGCTATAGACAATGCAGTTTGTTAGCCTGCCCCATATGATTCTGTTATTAGAATATTTAAAGAATCTGACCTTTGACTGACGTCTCTGACATCACTTAGCTTGGAGAAGAGCCAGTTCTTGTCTTGAGCAGACAGGAGGGATTTGAGCTGTTTGGACAACACAAAGTTGTCCACTACAATGTCCAAACTGCGAGAGTATGATGCCTCTGAGGTCACAACCTCAAACCTCACCTGAAACAAAAAGAGACTCTTTATGATGTGGACATCaccaattaaaacaaatgagGCATTCAAATGTACAAACAGGGCTGTACTTTTTTACAAGATAATCAAtttatattaaagcaacactatatatagtttttttacctatatatagtttttttacctaataatgtctctaaaattatttcagtaatagaacaacttttaactggacaaattgtactattgctgcaacctgagcagcctcctagctgctacaagcacactctgaaagttgcggtggagggtagagcacacagccctgCCCCTCCctctgcctgcagaagagtgtctgataccaggcactgtacccccacatgggggagctgtaagtcatttttacatggaaactacatagtgttgctttaaaggtgccaaagattGCATTGAAACAATCAGCTAAATTTTTCTTtgattttacataaaaaatacgtatgtaactttattaagtgcattTGAGgttcacgatatgtcattaccatgtacaaaactcttattattcatctatgcctaggtaaatacagttttacatactatggcacctttaagagTACAGTgtccataaataaataatagtcaATTGCATGCGCTTTTTAGAGAGCTCAGTGATGTTACAGACAAGGGGTGATATATCTCATGATAGTTATTGTAGTAATATTTGTTAAAAAGGGACACATTTTATGTGTCATAAATCATATTATCTTTAGACAAGTTACACCAAGTATctcaaaaatattttacttttattcagAGCAAAActacatatttttacattatgtatttgttataaatatgttgaattagcttaagtttttaactttatttttataattcatAGAAACTTcttactagtcaagaaagttgaaattaattgtaatttcaagttgattaaacttaaaaattgaagtgcaacaagacatttttataGTGCTTTTTCTATATTAAAAATGGAGTACGTTTTGGCTTTCAGGAGCTTTATCaagaaaagatttttttacgtttttaaaGGGTGTGCCGAAAATGAAGTTTCAAGATGTTGCTTGAAACACTAAATAAATCCAAGAAATCGAACCAAAaccaacttttttgttttggtgcAAATACAAGTGGTGTGTTGTGTTCAAAAAGCACCAGGTTCTGAATTGAATGCtttgtcaaaatatttttttggggGGCTACTACTACAGTAAATACAATGTGAATTTCAGGTGATACTAAATTGTaagtatagaccgtttcatcggatgcacgtgcgctgacgcgatacacatctggatccgaactttactttcggtttcgttttttaatggtctgactagttgctaatcTGATCTCTTGAACGaatgcctcgtcaaaaataacaaatgttttggtgtcctaggtaatctatgtgttgtttttttgcttgttatgtaaataaactacatttaaagaactttgttgttatttattcttagcggagtttaccggaagttacgtgtgacCGCGACagtcgcttgtttatgttgttactgctgaaaccgtctttTGTTACCTCCTGCAGACGTCTCTCATCTTCAGTAACCTCCCCAAGCTCTGCGCTGCTCCTCACTCCAGGGAGATCCTGCCATAGTGTGGGTGAGGAGGGAGAGATGGACAAGCGAGGAGACGGAGGTCTGATTTGGGATTGCTGAGGTACATTGAGACTTTTGTTGTTTTGGGACAGAGTGTATGGGTGTAGCGGGACTGGAGGAGGAGGTGGGAGAGCCCTATGTGCAAACTTAGGAGAGTGATTGGGAGAAGAAGATGATCGGATGGGGGTAGGATCTCCGCTTATCGCTATGGAATCAGAATGAGACAGCTGAATCTCTCTGTTCTGGACCACCTCGCTGTATTCCTGATATAACTGAGAGTCTGCAGtggagaaagacagagagattTTAGATGTGGTTAACAATAAAGTCATAAAGTTAGAGTACAGAGGGCAAAGAGCAAAGTAAACAAAACACATATAGAGTACGGGTGATATTATTGTAGGTATATTCGgtgtctatatttttttctgcttttatcAATTGGTTATATTGTTTGGGTTATGTACCTGCGGTTATTTTCACAAAGAGAGAATAAGATTCTTCTTACGAAAACTTATACGAGTGTAAAGTGAGCATTTGCAGCTTTTTATCTGCATGTCTGAGTAATGTACAGGCACAAACTTGTACTTAGCCTAAAGGACTGACAAAGTAGCATAGTTAGGAATGACTAACTTTTCCAAATAATTCCTTAAAATTTCAGAACTGAAATTGATGTATTAGAAATCAAGTATTGTATATTTGCCATTATGGACAATGAATGTGCCACTGTAATAgagcttttattttatttatgtgtcTGATACAGTTATGCACATGCTGGTTATGTACATGAAATGTTGTGCTGcgtaacaataaaaataaatcaagacTTACTAAAGAATTtggaatttcttttttttgtccTGTTGAGTGTTTCACTCACTTTCCTGAAAGAAACAGAATTGTGTTAAACGTAGAAAGAGTGTTGTGTTATTATGGTcatttttaagacaaaacaaagcaGGCCGAAACGTAACAGTAATTTTGAGCGGGAGACTACAGTACTGGCTTATAAACATTATCAAGCTATTCCATACAAGATGAATGATTTTTAGGAGTTATAACTATGTGAATGGAAATGAATAATAAAGCAACAGATTACAATTCAGAGTCAAGATTGTTTGGTTCCATTAAGAACCTTAAACATCCACAATACTTTTCTGTTACACACAGACTACgaactttaaaacaaacagctcttacactgtcagaattttttttcccAATCTGTAACTGGagcagatatgtatacatttggtaccaatatgaactctttggttcCAATATGCACCTCTAATGTATTactatgaactctttggtaccataTATACCTCtggggtactaatatgaactgttTGGTACCATATGCACATCTGACTTACTAATACAAACTCTTTGGTACtaaatgtacctctgaggtactaatatgaactctctGGTACCAAATATACATCtggggtactaatatgaactattttttaccatatgcacctccgaggtactaatatgaatcTTTGGAACCAATAAGCACCTCTGCTCtggggtactaatatgaactctttggtatcaATATGCACATCTGAGGTACAAATATAAACTCTTTGGTACAATATGCACCTCTAAGGtacttatatgaactctttggtacaaTATGTATCTCTAAGATACAAATATAAACTCTTTGGTacaatatgtacctctaaggtaatAATATAAAGTCTTTGGTActatatgtacctctaaggtactaatatgaactctttggtatcaTATGTACCTCTTAGGTACCAATATAAAGTCTTTGGTActatatgtacctctaaggtactaatatgatcTCTTTGGTATCATATGCACCTCTTAGGTACTAATTTAAAGTCTTTGGTACcatatgtacctctaaggtactaatatgaactctttggtaccataTGTACCTCttaggtactaatataaactctttggtaccatatgtacctctaaggtactaatatttggtaccaatatgaactctttggttcGAGTATGCACCTCTGGGGTACTAGTaagaactctttggtaccaatatgcacctctggGGTACTAATACAAACTCATTGGTTCCAATATGCACCTCTAAGGTACTACTAATTCAAACTTCTTGGTTCCAATATGCACCTCTAAGGTACTAATACGAACTCTTTGGTTCCAATATGCACCTCTAAGGTACTACTAATTCAAACTCTTTGGTTCCAATATGCAAATCTGGGGTACTAGTATGTACTCTTTGGTTCCAATATGCACCTCTGGGGTACtagtatgaactctttggtaccaatatgcacctctgaggtactaatataaactctttggtATCATATACCTCTgctgtactaatatgaactctttaggcgCAAAGGTGtaatttttgaaagggtactgccccagtgaaagACAGGGACCATTTTTGTGGCAGTGTAAAAGAAACGTCTTATATAACCATTTTTTTTGGAACCAGAACAGTGTGATTTTTCTACTGTACCTCAGATCCACTTCACTCCAGGTGAAGCACAGttcatcatcatcctcatctatacaacaaaaacacagaGATGTCAGCCCTAAACACAATAACAGCCCTGTTATTGAGCATAATACTGCTTTAGTCAAGATACATAACCTGAACTCAAATAGAAAATCaacagaaaatgaaaacaaaacagtTATGGCAGCAGTAAAGAAAATGTGGTAAAATTCAACTATAAAGAACACTATTGCAATGGATACGAGCAACAGGAAGACGTATTGGGGGAGTACGTGCTAGTAAATGAATGAGTATGACTTGGTTTGTAAATAAGAGTATGATCTGCCTCTTCCAAGAAATGTTGTTGTTTAAGGAGTCGTCTGAGGTCATGACTCCATCCAGTCCACATAAAACCCAGAGGAGACCTCTGGAGCTTACAAACTATTAAAATCAGACTACTGAGGGAAGATTATTACTTTTGTGGCATGAGAACCAAAAATCTTCTGTTTGCGTGGTTTGAGATTCTCGagaagttttaaataaaaataacttttgtttGCAGTGGTTTTACAGTGTTTACAGTGTCAGTCGTCTGTTTAACTTGGCGCTAAAAGGCTattgatttaattttttatatgtttaGACTATTTGTTAAACcgaaacttaaagggatagttcagccaagaATGAAATTATcctatgatttactcaccctcaagccattttcaatattagaaaatgtcctggctgttgcaagctttataatggtagtaattggtgcttctgatttgaagcccaaaaagtccattcatccttcacagaagtaatccacacggctcaagggggttaataaaggccttctgagggcaaTCGAATTTTGTAAGAGTGCATTTCCAGCTTATGACGTAGCGTAagagacgagacgagacactACACACTCTCGTGAACATGCGTCGGTCGGTAATTTAGTCGATTGTCTTAGTATCGATTACCCTTAGAAGACTTTCCCAAtggagctgtgtggattactttGGAATACTTTAATGAAGGATGGATGTGCTTTTTGTAGCTTCAAAGCTCGGCACTAAACAATGCtattacaatgctaaaaagagccaaaaatgtatttaatttaaatctGATTACACCCTGACGAAGGCTTGTAAGCTGCAACGTGTATGTGTATTTGTCACCTGCTTTAAAAGATCAAGCCATGtgaaataaaggctttttaactCTTTTTATATCATTTGAGTGCCTTGGAGAGTCTTTAAATATTGAGTTGAATTATCCCTTGCATCCAAAGAGCACCGAGATCAGCAATTCACACCCAGTGCAGCCCTTCTTTTGCATCCTGCTTTGTTAAATCTGACTGTGTTTGGCTaaagaaaggaagtcatataGACCTAGAATGGTGAGTAAAGTAtagggtaattttcattttttggagaacaggaaaaaaacacactaacagaaaaaaatattctgtTACACTCTTGCATTAGTAGTCCTGTTCTTTCTTCTAGCCATTACATCCTCCTATAAATACctcaatatatattttcaatataaGACCTGCTCCTCTAACATCAGTGGTACTTAGTGGAGCAAGGATTTACTGCTTTTGGCTCTCCTCTCACCTGATGTGTTGAATACTCTTGTCCTGCGGTCCCTTGCAACTCCTTCTTCCTCTTCACCTTCTTTGTGTTTCTCCGTTGTCTTTCGGAACCCTCGCCTCCTTATCCGAGCCTCATTGCCCAAATCTCGAAAACTGTTCGAGCTCAGAACGACTTCCTTTATACTATCTGTCTTCTTAGTCACAAGTTCCCCTCTCTCACTTTCTGTCTCTCCTTCTGAAGACAACGTGTACTTGACAGGACAATCAGGATCTAGCCAATCTTCCTCAGATCCCTCATTAGACTCTGTCTCCATCCCTCCCTGGTGCTCTACCTCTCCCTCTATCGGTTCTTTCTCCTCCCTCGAATCGTCGGTATCTGCCTTAACCTCTGTTTGTGTGTTGGATTGCATGTCTGTGTGCGTCACACTACCTCTCGTGTTTTCTTTGTCCGCTGTTACATCTGGACCCAGGATCTCTTTCACCACGTCCTTGGCCCATTTAAGGTGAGGAGCAGTAGAGCATCGCTTTCTTTCCTCTGAGGTGTACCAGTTGTCGTCTGAATTTATTATTTCCAATGTGTCACCAATAGATCCTTTTAATAAGCTTTCACTTGAAGTCTCTGTAGCAACAATAGCATTGTTATTGCATGGCTCTGAGCTTTCCAATGGTTCTGGTGGGACTGACTGGGTGTCTTTTTCTGATATTTCATTGGGAGGAATCATTTGATCATCAAGTGATCTTACATCCTGTGTTGGCTGCTCATAACTTCCTCTTCCCTCCCATTTGGTGTCACAACCATCTTCTGTTTGTGAAAGAGTGAGATCATTCATCCCTATTTCTATGTTTTCAGTGGCTTCATTAATATTTGTAACATTCACTTCACCCTGGTTGTCCAAGTCCTGATCTGAAAGCTGATTGGTTGCCTCCTCATCTGTGTTGTCTTCAAAAGCGGGTTTGGTTTGTGACCTGGGAAGAGTTTGACCGATTACGCAAAAGACTGTTAAAGGTTCTTTCTGGTCCTCACTCTCATTCACTGTTTGGCTTGTCATTTCTTCCTGCGTACACTCTGACTGATCATCACCAACTCCACCATCCCAAAACTCTTTGCAGTCTTCGAAATCATCTTCCTCTGCATCGTCCCCGCCACTGGAAACTGTCACAAATCCATCATCAATTGACATCACTCTATCTTTATCTCCCTCAGATTCTCCCTCACTTCCTTCTTCGTTCCCTATGTTGTCATATCTACCATTCCCTCTTGTTTCCTCCTTGTCAATCTCCTCTACGTTCTCTCTCTCTGGCTCCATAGCCTCTCTGTCATGAGTTATCTTTTCTTTCTCCTGCTCTACAGACGCATACCTCACAAACTCCCCGGCCTTCTCTAATTCTCTATACCTGTCCTCAAGACTCACGattttctctctgtctttctctctctcatgatCTTCTACATCTGCAGTTGTTGTGTTCGACTTGTATCTTTGGAGATACCTCTCTTTTGCTTTTTCTCGCTCTATATActcttcttcatcttttctctcttttaaTGTTCGTGGTTCCAGCCACATTTTCCTAAACCTGCTCTTTGGCTTGTCTGTATTTATTTCCTTAACTGCAACGCTTCCAACTTCCTCTTCTTTCCTTGGCGCACTCGTTCCCTCCAGTTCTTTCTCTGTTTTGACTTCAACTTTCTGTTTATCAATGTCAGATGTGATCTGGCTCTCTCTTTCCTCAAACTTTTCTCTTATTCCTCTTCTTTGTTCATTCTCAACATCACCTCCTGAGGTCCTTTCTTCGCGtggtctgtctttctctctgtttTCTCTCCTCCTTTTTTCCCTTTCTTCAATCTCTGCTTGCCCTAAATATCTAGTCTTTTCCTCATTTTTATATCTTCTTCTCTCAGTTGCGTACACGTATGCATCTCTGTCGAAGTAATCTCTTCTTTTTTCTCTGGAATCTCTTGTTCTGTCCCTCTCCGGCTCTCTGTAATGTTCCAGTCGTTCACCTTTTCGATCTTCAGAACCCGCCTCTCGCTGTCTATTTGCATCTCtccgtctgtctctctctctaatTCTGTCCACTATTCGTTGTGCTTCACTGTCTCCTTCACTTTTGCAGTGCTTGTGTTCGCCATTATAATCATCTTTTCTCCTCTTGTCCTTTCCCCTCTCTTCATCGCTGTCCCCTTCACTCTTCGTATATCTTTTCTTATCTCTATCTGTATCTCTGGGTCTCTCAACCCTCCATTCTCTGTCGGAGAAGCTCTCCGTCTCTCGAAGGTAATACCTGCCCTctctatctttctgtctataTCTGTCGTCCCCTCTGTctcttctgtctctctctcgttcCTTGATGCCCCACTGGTCATTGACACTTGGGTAGCTCTCTCTCCTTCCATCCTTCATTCCCGAGTCAAACTCCTTCTCTCTGTCCCGCCGTCTCTCTGACTCATCCTTCACAGGCCTTCTCATGTCGTTTCTCCTCAAGTCTTCCTTGTATCgtgttctttctctttcacttgGTGTGTCCACGTCCCTGTATCTTCTTCgttccctctctctttctctttcaaaTTCATACAGCATTTCCTTCGGTATTCCCATACGATATCCCCCCTCCCGTTCATGGACTGGAAGCAGTATCCTTCCATCTCTGTCTTTGGTTGGCTTTGTCATCCTGGGGAAAGTGTCGCCTTTCCTCCTCCCGTTCTCTTGTTCTTCATAATCAGCTTGTTCTGCCAAGGATGCCCTTCCATTTGGACGTCTATCAGCATATTTTCTTTTCTCTCTGTTTCTCCAG from Misgurnus anguillicaudatus chromosome 10, ASM2758022v2, whole genome shotgun sequence encodes the following:
- the arhgef5 gene encoding uncharacterized protein arhgef5 isoform X1, with amino-acid sequence MDPIREKPRNGGRETRPDSYDRTRDKERLPATRGKGDEVDWRNREKRKYADRRPNGRASLAEQADYEEQENGRRKGDTFPRMTKPTKDRDGRILLPVHEREGGYRMGIPKEMLYEFERERERERRRYRDVDTPSERERTRYKEDLRRNDMRRPVKDESERRRDREKEFDSGMKDGRRESYPSVNDQWGIKERERDRRDRGDDRYRQKDREGRYYLRETESFSDREWRVERPRDTDRDKKRYTKSEGDSDEERGKDKRRKDDYNGEHKHCKSEGDSEAQRIVDRIRERDRRRDANRQREAGSEDRKGERLEHYREPERDRTRDSREKRRDYFDRDAYVYATERRRYKNEEKTRYLGQAEIEEREKRRRENREKDRPREERTSGGDVENEQRRGIREKFEERESQITSDIDKQKVEVKTEKELEGTSAPRKEEEVGSVAVKEINTDKPKSRFRKMWLEPRTLKERKDEEEYIEREKAKERYLQRYKSNTTTADVEDHEREKDREKIVSLEDRYRELEKAGEFVRYASVEQEKEKITHDREAMEPERENVEEIDKEETRGNGRYDNIGNEEGSEGESEGDKDRVMSIDDGFVTVSSGGDDAEEDDFEDCKEFWDGGVGDDQSECTQEEMTSQTVNESEDQKEPLTVFCVIGQTLPRSQTKPAFEDNTDEEATNQLSDQDLDNQGEVNVTNINEATENIEIGMNDLTLSQTEDGCDTKWEGRGSYEQPTQDVRSLDDQMIPPNEISEKDTQSVPPEPLESSEPCNNNAIVATETSSESLLKGSIGDTLEIINSDDNWYTSEERKRCSTAPHLKWAKDVVKEILGPDVTADKENTRGSVTHTDMQSNTQTEVKADTDDSREEKEPIEGEVEHQGGMETESNEGSEEDWLDPDCPVKYTLSSEGETESERGELVTKKTDSIKEVVLSSNSFRDLGNEARIRRRGFRKTTEKHKEGEEEEGVARDRRTRVFNTSDEDDDELCFTWSEVDLRKVSETLNRTKKRNSKFFNSQLYQEYSEVVQNREIQLSHSDSIAISGDPTPIRSSSSPNHSPKFAHRALPPPPPVPLHPYTLSQNNKSLNVPQQSQIRPPSPRLSISPSSPTLWQDLPGVRSSAELGEVTEDERRLQEVRFEVVTSEASYSRSLDIVVDNFVLSKQLKSLLSAQDKNWLFSKLSDVRDVSQSFLSKLEERVESDVMHFSVCDIIINFCPQFRKVYVPYLTNQSYQDKTYQRLMDGNHEFRRVVEKLERNPVCQRLPLRSFLILPFQRITRLKLLVQNIAKRTAPKTKDEAQAIKAMKLLEKMIQESNESISQMSNIESLVSLNAKVDFECKTLPLISQSRRLVREGPATELRDFSQKDIERNIYLHLFNDYLLVSLRKEGGKFTVIDHAPVSDLRVENCKFKLHSLKRNLFLLHMVNKSLLLRTDTEADKKRWISALSRPYPEIDFSAAQDVKQVQCIKAYAAQQPDELNLEKADVLLVHEQSSDGWVEVTRLSDRQRGWAPDSHVETIVSDKTKKRNLLDTMKIATAAM